The Lonchura striata isolate bLonStr1 chromosome Z, bLonStr1.mat, whole genome shotgun sequence genome window below encodes:
- the PSAT1 gene encoding phosphoserine aminotransferase produces the protein MAATEGGRQVANFGAGPAKLPRSVLLEAQKELVDYKGLGISVLEMSHRSSDFTKILNTTENLMRELLNIPDNYKVIFLQGGGSAQFSAVPLNLIGLKEGRQADYVVTGGWSAKAAKEAEKYAKVNIVHPKLGTYTSIPDPSTWNLNPDASYVYYCANETVHGVEFDFVPDVKGAVLVCDMSSNFLSKPVDVSKFGVIFAGAQKNVGCAGVTVVIVREDLLGFALKECPVVLDYKTQAANSSLYNTPPCYSIYIMGLVLEWIKNNGGAAAMDKLSLIKSRMIYDIIDKSNGFYVCPVERKNRSRMNVPFRIGSVKGDEALEKKFLEKAVELNMISLKGHRSVGGIRASLYNAVTVEDVQKLATFMRSFMQMHQS, from the exons ATGGCAGCTACCGAGGGCGGGCGGCAGGTCGCGAACTTCGGCGCCGGGCCGGCGAAGCTGCCGCGCTCC GTATTATTAGAAGCACAGAAAGAATTGGTGGACTACAAAGGACTTGGTATAAGTGTTCTTG AAATGAGCCATCGGTCTTCAGATTTCACAAAAATTCTGAATACAACTGAAAATCTCATGCGTGAATTGCT AAATATACCAGACAACTACAAAGTTATTTTCCTTCAGGGAGGTGGATCTGCTCAGTTCAGTGCAGTCCCGCTTAACCTTATTGGTTTAAAGGAGGGAAGACAGGCAGATTATGTGGTTACTGGAGGCTGGTCGGCAAAAGCAGCTAAAGAAGCAGAGAAGTATGCCAAAGTAAATATTGTTCATCCCAAACTAGGAACCTACACAA GCATTCCTGACCCAAGCACTTGGAATCTTAATCCGGATGCATCTTATGTGTACTACTGTGCTAATGAAACTGTTCATGGTGTGGAGTTTGACTTTGTACCTGATGTCAAAGGAGCTGTCTTGGTTTGTGATATGTCATCAAACTTCCTGTCCAAACCTGTCGATGTTTCCAAG TTTGGTGTGATTTTTGCTGGTGCTCAGAAGAATGTTGGCTGTGCTGGAGTTACTGTTGTAATAGTACGTGAGGACTTGCTGGGATTTGCACTGAAGGAATGCCCTGTTGTACTGGATTACAAAACACAGGCAGCAAATAGCTCATTGTATAACACTCCACCATGCTACAG TATTTATATCATGGGATTGGTACTAGAATGGATAAAGAATAATGGTGGAGCTGCAGCTATGGATAAACTCAGTTTAATCAAGTCACGGATGATCTATGATATTATAGACAAATCTAATGGATTTTATGT ATGTCCAGTGGAGAGAAAAAACCGAAGCAGAATGAATGTACCTTTCCGCATTGGCAGTGTCAAGGGTGATGAAGCTCTGGAAAAGAAATTTCTTGAGAAGGCTGTGGAACTTAACATGATATCTCTGAAAGGACATCG GTCTGTGGGAGGAA